A window of Piliocolobus tephrosceles isolate RC106 chromosome 13, ASM277652v3, whole genome shotgun sequence contains these coding sequences:
- the LOC111540978 gene encoding LOW QUALITY PROTEIN: olfactory receptor 51H1 (The sequence of the model RefSeq protein was modified relative to this genomic sequence to represent the inferred CDS: inserted 2 bases in 1 codon; deleted 1 base in 1 codon; substituted 2 bases at 2 genomic stop codons) — translation MTNLNASYANRHSFILTSIPGMPDKNPXLAFPLGFLYKLTLLGNGTILAIIKVEPSLHKPMYYFLSILALTDVSLSMSTLPSTLSIFWFNAPEIVFDACIMQMFFIHVFGIAESGVLVSTAFDRFVAIXNPLRXVSILTHSVIGKIGIAILIRAICVVFPVPFLIKHLPFCNSNVFSHSYNLHQDMMWLACASTRVNSLYGFIVLIFTLGLDALLILMSYVLILKTVLGIASRSERLTTLSTCLSHMSAVFFFYVPFIGASVIHRYGEHLSPVVHMLMANIYVLLPAVLNPIAYSVKTKQIRRRIIQVFQRRKNRV, via the exons ATGACGAACTTGAATGCATCATATGCCAACCGCCATAGCTTCATCTTGACAAGTATCCCAGGAATGCCAGACAAGAACCCATGATTGGCCTTTCCCCTGGGATTTCTCTATAAACTCACACTCCTGGGAAATGGTACCATCCTAGCTATCATCAAGGTGGAGCCGAGTCTCCATAAGCCCATGTACTACTTCCTCTCTATCTTGGCTCTCACTGACGTTAGTCTCTCCATGTCCACCTTGCCCTCCACGCTCAGCATATTCTGGTTTAATGCCCCTGAGATTGTTTTCGATGCATGCATCATGCAGATGTTCTTCATCCATGTATTTGGAATAGCAGAATCAGGAGTCCTAGTGTCCACGGCCTTTGACAGATTTGTGGCCATCTGAAACCCATTACG TGTTTCCATCCTCACTCACAGTGTTATTGGAAAGATTGGAATAGCTATCCTTATCCGGGCAATCTGTGTGGTCTTCCCTGTGCCCTTCCTTATAAAGCATCTACCCTTCTGC AATTCCaatgtcttttctcattcatatAATCTTCACCAAGATATGATGTGGCTAGCTTGTGCCAGCACCCGTGTCAACAGCCTCTATGGCTTCATCGTCCTCATCTTCACACTGGGGCTCGATGCCCTCCTCATTCTAATGTCTTATGTACTCATCCTGAAGACTGTGCTGGGCATTGCCTCCAGAAGTGAAAGGCTCACAACCCTCAGCACCTGCCTCTCTCACATGTCTGCCGTGTTCTTCTTCTATGTTCCTTTTATTGGTGCCTCCGTGATTCACAGATATGGGGAACATTTATCACCAGTAGTGCACATGCTCATGGCCAATATATACGTACTCCTCCCCGCTGTGCTAAACCCCATTGCCTACAGTGTGAAGACCAAGCAGATTCGAAGAAGGATCATTCAAGTGttccagaggagaaaaaataGGGTCTAG